From a single Drosophila sulfurigaster albostrigata strain 15112-1811.04 chromosome 3, ASM2355843v2, whole genome shotgun sequence genomic region:
- the LOC133844365 gene encoding uncharacterized protein LOC133844365 produces the protein MENQRKLQNNCNSSSNNNSQNNGNHRRGSRPSVGYLLFQYQSELTRRHAEPTRLSRTKIHIIDGLVSRTIRHLKHCSVEELQACKRELVYKEQLRDELRSQRSHRKHSTSSTSASCRSRSPSSSAASRTSARVATPPPIKPPSTPPKPRATQNQQTTTKVVIFGPEIFV, from the coding sequence ATGGAAAACCAACGTAAACTGcaaaacaactgcaacagcagcagcaacaacaatagccagAACAATGGCAATCATCGTCGTGGCTCACGTCCCAGCGTGGGTTATTTGCTGTTCCAGTATCAGAGCGAGTTGACCCGTCGCCATGCGGAACCCACGCGTTTGTCGCGCACCAAAATCCACATCATCGATGGCCTCGTTTCGCGCACCATTCGCCATCTGAAGCACTGCAGCGTTGAGGAGCTGCAGGCCTGCAAACGTGAGCTCGTCTATAAGGAACAATTGCGCGACGAGTTGCGTTCACAGAGATCGCACCGGAAGCACTCGACTTCAAGTACTTCTGCCAGTTGCCGCTCTCGTTCCCCGAGCAGTTCCGCTGCCAGTCGCACTTCCGCCCGAGTTGCAACACCGCCGCCCATCAAGCCACCGAGCACGCCACCAAAGCCACGTGCCACGCAGAATCAACAGACAACCACCAAAGTGGTCATCTTTGGACCAGAGATCTTTGTCTGA
- the LOC133844366 gene encoding uncharacterized protein LOC133844366 codes for MESDKMIKPTVSYHLFLYREELARRNARQLRLSRTKIDITEELISRTVKNIKTCSMDDLKAVNRELVFKRKLRNRVSKLRKEAKLAKQ; via the coding sequence atggagAGCGATAAGATGATTAAGCCCACCGTCTCGTATCATTTGTTCTTGTACCGTGAGGAGCTGGCTCGACGCAATGCTCGCCAGCTGCGACTTTCGAGAACCAAGATCGATATCACCGAGGAGCTCATCTCGAGAACTGTGAAGAACATCAAAACCTGCAGCATGGATGATCTTAAAGCGGTCAACCGTGAACTCGTGTTCAAGCGGAAGCTGCGCAATCGAGTGTCCAAGCTGCGCAAGGAAGCCAAGCTGGCCAAACAATGA